A window of Primulina tabacum isolate GXHZ01 chromosome 4, ASM2559414v2, whole genome shotgun sequence contains these coding sequences:
- the LOC142542242 gene encoding protein FAR-RED ELONGATED HYPOCOTYL 3-like — MNARSGGEVVDMNEGSNEARIHELEKKLLEQVVYSEEEAYMLYCDYAQAMGFNVRRGKQYYFMGTRRVRSKAYCCSKEGVKDDKADVNGSGYKKADTRTGCKATISYLCDSSGQWKVSRFEKEHNHEMAPPYVKPSKKSGQAILASNAYGSCGALDSPSEAEKIRELSLQLANAKNRAETFERQAATYKRQLDMVCEHIEEHNQSSSKKIQTALNNVKKLESRD; from the exons ATGAATGCACGATCTGGTGGAGAAGTGGTTGATATGAATGAGGGATCAAATGAAGCTCGCATTCATGAACTTGAAAAAAAGCTGTTAGAACAAGTTGTGTATAGTGAGGAAGAGGCATACATGTTATATTGTGACTACGCCCAAGCTATGGGTTTTAATGTACGCAGAGGAAAGCAGTACTATTTTATGGGAACTCGAAGGGTTAGATCAAAGGCATATTGTTGTTCGAAAGAAGGGGTTAAAGATGACAAAGCAGATGTTAATGGTTCGGGTTATAAAAAGGCGGATACTCGAACAGGATGCAAAGCAACAATATCTTACTTGTGTGATAGTAGTGGTCAATGGAAGGTGTCGAGATTTGAGAAGGAGCATAATCATGAGATGGCCCCGCCATATGTTAAGCCCTCGAAGAAATCTGGACAAGCAATTTTAGCTTCTAATGCTTATGGAAGTTGTGGTGCATTAGATTCACCG AGTGAAGCCGAAAAAATCCGGGAGCTGTCCTTGCAGCTGGCTAATGCGAAGAATCGAGCGGAAACATTTGAAAGACAAGCTGCGACCTACAAGAGGCAACTGGATATGGTTTGTGAGCATATCGAAGAGCATAATCAGTCATCGTCGAAGAAGATTCAAACTGCTTTAAACAATGTGAAGAAGTTGGAATCCAGAGATTAG
- the LOC142542243 gene encoding calmodulin-like protein 3, translating to MPAIFLWNFLVYKLLNTVFLYLIPKKLRAYFPFSWHLLSQQQYSQKSPVSPLADVSRRMDASELKRVFQMFDRNGDGRITKEELNESLENMGILIPEKELRQMIEKIDVNLDGCVDIDEFGNLYGNIVDERHEEEDMREAFDVFDRDRDGFISVDELKYVLGSLGLKSGGGAEDCKKMIMKVDVDGDGFVDFKEFQMMMKGGGGFL from the coding sequence ATGCCAGCCATTTTTTTGTGGAATTTCCTCGTGTACAAGCTCTTGAACACCGTTTTCTTGTACTTGATACCCAAGAAATTGAGGGCCTACTTCCCCTTTTCTTGGCACCTGTTATCGCAGCAGCAATATAGCCAGAAAAGCCCCGTGTCACCATTGGCTGACGTTTCACGTCGAATGGACGCGAGTGAGCTCAAGAGGGTGTTCCAGATGTTTGATCGGAACGGGGACGGGAGGATCACCAAGGAGGAGCTGAACGAGTCGTTGGAGAACATGGGAATCTTGATCCCGGAGAAGGAGCTGAGACAGATGATAGAGAAGATCGATGTCAACTTAGATGGATGTGTTGATATTGATGAGTTCGGGAATTTGTACGGAAACATCGTGGATGAGAGGCACGAGGAGGAAGATATGAGAGAGGCATTCGACGTTTTCGACCGGGACCGAGATGGTTTTATCAGCGTGGATGAGCTGAAATATGTGTTGGGGTCCCTTGGATTGAAGTCAGGAGGGGGTGCTGAGGATTGCAAGAAGATGATAATGAAGGTGGATGTGGATGGAGATGGTTTCGTCGATTTTAAGGAGTTTCAGATGATGATGAAAGGGGGAGGAGGATTCCTTTGA
- the LOC142542244 gene encoding uncharacterized protein LOC142542244 isoform X3, producing MDLKSGLYGNVFYFCAGRCRHNSESVVHENAYLSEYHHCFTIPSNSSGLYEIDANSLRIQVRAGSQNLSHGMTVGDANRSCYFCPAYGLPEDLLVHK from the exons ATGGACCTAAAATCAG GATTATATGGGAATGTTTTTTACTTTTGTGCTGGGAGATGCCGCCATAATTCTGAGAGTGTG GTGCATGAAAATGCTTATTTGAGTGAATATCATCATTGTTTTACCATACCATCAAATTCATCAG GATTGTACGAAATAGATGCTAATTCTTTAAGGATTCAAGTGCGTGCAGGCAGCCAAAATCTTTCCCATGGCATGACTGTTGGAGATGCTAACCGAAGTTGCTACTTTTGTCCAGCCTATGGTTTACCTGAA GATCTTCTGGTACACAAGtaa
- the LOC142542244 gene encoding uncharacterized protein LOC142542244 isoform X5: MDLKSGLYGNVFYFCAGRCRHNSESVVHENAYLSEYHHCFTIPSNSSGSSGTQVKARLVGINIIIGSIQKYMSCKGSCLSSVGGLELVNQLKL; this comes from the exons ATGGACCTAAAATCAG GATTATATGGGAATGTTTTTTACTTTTGTGCTGGGAGATGCCGCCATAATTCTGAGAGTGTG GTGCATGAAAATGCTTATTTGAGTGAATATCATCATTGTTTTACCATACCATCAAATTCATCAG GATCTTCTGGTACACAAGtaaaagcaagactggttgggatCAATATCATTATAGGAAG CATTCAAAAATACATGAGCTGCAAAGGTTCCTGTTTGTCAAGCGTTGGAGGCTTGGAGCTGGTCAACCAGCTGAAGTTGTAG
- the LOC142542244 gene encoding uncharacterized protein LOC142542244 isoform X2 — MDLKSGLYGNVFYFCAGRCRHNSESVVHENAYLSEYHHCFTIPSNSSGLYEIDANSLRIQVRAGSQNLSHGMTVGDANRSCYFCPAYGSSGTQVKARLVGINIIIGSIQKYMSCKGSCLSSVGGLELVNQLKL; from the exons ATGGACCTAAAATCAG GATTATATGGGAATGTTTTTTACTTTTGTGCTGGGAGATGCCGCCATAATTCTGAGAGTGTG GTGCATGAAAATGCTTATTTGAGTGAATATCATCATTGTTTTACCATACCATCAAATTCATCAG GATTGTACGAAATAGATGCTAATTCTTTAAGGATTCAAGTGCGTGCAGGCAGCCAAAATCTTTCCCATGGCATGACTGTTGGAGATGCTAACCGAAGTTGCTACTTTTGTCCAGCCTATG GATCTTCTGGTACACAAGtaaaagcaagactggttgggatCAATATCATTATAGGAAG CATTCAAAAATACATGAGCTGCAAAGGTTCCTGTTTGTCAAGCGTTGGAGGCTTGGAGCTGGTCAACCAGCTGAAGTTGTAG
- the LOC142542244 gene encoding uncharacterized protein LOC142542244 isoform X1: MDLKSGLYGNVFYFCAGRCRHNSESVVHENAYLSEYHHCFTIPSNSSGLYEIDANSLRIQVRAGSQNLSHGMTVGDANRSCYFCPAYGSSGTQVKARLVGINIIIGSQGESCDSVCKSNGQSCVSNKLALLNQCEI; encoded by the exons ATGGACCTAAAATCAG GATTATATGGGAATGTTTTTTACTTTTGTGCTGGGAGATGCCGCCATAATTCTGAGAGTGTG GTGCATGAAAATGCTTATTTGAGTGAATATCATCATTGTTTTACCATACCATCAAATTCATCAG GATTGTACGAAATAGATGCTAATTCTTTAAGGATTCAAGTGCGTGCAGGCAGCCAAAATCTTTCCCATGGCATGACTGTTGGAGATGCTAACCGAAGTTGCTACTTTTGTCCAGCCTATG GATCTTCTGGTACACAAGtaaaagcaagactggttgggatCAATATCATTATAGGAAG TCAAGGGGAATCGTGTGATTCAGTTTGCAAGTCTAATGGACAATCTTGTGTGTCCAACAAACTGGCGCTGCTTAATCAGTGTGAAATATAA
- the LOC142542244 gene encoding uncharacterized protein LOC142542244 isoform X4 produces the protein MDLKSGLYGNVFYFCAGRCRHNSESVVHENAYLSEYHHCFTIPSNSSGSSGTQVKARLVGINIIIGSQGESCDSVCKSNGQSCVSNKLALLNQCEI, from the exons ATGGACCTAAAATCAG GATTATATGGGAATGTTTTTTACTTTTGTGCTGGGAGATGCCGCCATAATTCTGAGAGTGTG GTGCATGAAAATGCTTATTTGAGTGAATATCATCATTGTTTTACCATACCATCAAATTCATCAG GATCTTCTGGTACACAAGtaaaagcaagactggttgggatCAATATCATTATAGGAAG TCAAGGGGAATCGTGTGATTCAGTTTGCAAGTCTAATGGACAATCTTGTGTGTCCAACAAACTGGCGCTGCTTAATCAGTGTGAAATATAA